In Aquincola tertiaricarbonis, the genomic stretch CGATCAGCACCGTCTGCAGTTGCAGGCACTCGGCCAGGTCGCGGGCACCGATGCCCAGCGGGTCCAGCGCCTGCACCCGGGCCAGGGCGACGCGGATCTCGTCGATGGTGGTGGCGGGCTCCAGCTCGGCCATCGCACACAGCTCGTCCAGCGGCTGCCGCAGGTAGCCATCGTCGTCCAGCGATTCCACCAGCATCGCGGCCAGCACGCGGTCGCGCTCGTTCAACGGCATCACGTTGAGCTGGGTGTGAAGGTGCTGGCGGAGCGACACGCTTTGCGGCACCAGGTCGATCAGCGAGATGTCGCCGTCGGACGCAGGGCCATGGCCGCCGCCGGCCGACATCGTCCAGGCCTGGGCTTCCCACGGGTCGGCGGACACGTCCACATCGCCGTGGTCTTCAGCCTCGGCGCTGGGGGTGGAGAGGTCTTCGTTTTCTTCTTCGAGGAAAGGGTTGCCATCGACCGCCTGCTGCACTTCCTGCGCGAAATCCAGCGACGACAGCTGGAGCAGGCGCACCGCGTGCTGGAGGCGGGGCGTGACGGTCTGGGTTTGGCGGCGCTCGATGCGCATGTGCAGTGCGGCGGTCATGCAATCTCCTGGGGCCGGTAGGCGTTAGAAACAGTGTCGCGGCGCCCCCCCGCGCCGCGCCTAGGCCGATGCGGGCGCTTGATGTAGGTGTGATCCGACAGTGTTTTCACGCCTGATCACGACAGCTCACAGACCGTTGCCGCCGAAAAAATGCAGGCAGCCCGCGTGGCAGGCACGGCGGCTGCAGACAGACGGCGCCACTTGCCCACCGCGCCATGTCCACCACCACCCCCGAAGAGCTGCCACCTGCCCTGGTCTACGTCAGCGACGACAGCCCCGGCTGGCGCCGCATCACGCGCGGCAAGCACTTCGGCTACCTCGATCAGCAGGGCCGGCCGGTGAAGGACGAGCGGCAGCTGCAGCGCATCCGCTCGCTGGCCATACCGCCCGCTTACACCGATGTGTGGATCTGCCCCAAGCCCAATGGCCACCTGCAGGCCAGCGGCCGCGACGCGAAGGGCCGCAAGCAGTACCGCTACCACGCGCTGTGGCATGCGCACCAGGGGCAAAGCAAGTTCGAGCGGCTGCAGCAGTTCGGCGCGGTGCTGCCCGCCATCCGCCGCCGGGTGGAACGTGACCTGGGCCAGCCGGGCCTGCCGCGCAGCAAGGTGCTGGCGGCACTGGTGCGCCTGCTCGACACCACCTACCTGCGCATCGGCAACGACGAATACGCCCGGCAGAACGGCTCCTTCGGTCTGACCACGCTGCGCCGCCGGCATGCCGCGGTCAAGGGCAGCGTGCTCAAGCTCAACTTCCGCGGCAAGAGCGGCGTGGCGCAGGAGGTGGCGGTGGAAGACGCCAGGCTGGCCCGCATCGTGCGCCGCTGCCAGTCGCTGCCGGGGCAGTCGCTGTTCCGCTACCTCGATGAAGAGGGCCAGGTGCACGGCATCGACTCGTCCGACGTCAACGGCTACCTGCGCGAGATCGCAGGCGAAGACTTCAGCGCCAAGGACTTCCGCACCTGGCATGCCAGCGCGCTGGCGCTGGAGCGCCTGCTGCCCTGCGACCGACCCGGCACTGTGCGCGAGCTGCGGGTGCTGACCAAGCAGGTGATCGGCGAGGTGGCGGCCCACCTGGGCCACACCATTGCCGTGTGCCGCAAGTCGTACGTGCACCATGCGGTGCTCAGCAGCTTCGAGCGTGGCAACCTGGCCGATCTGTGCCGCGCGCGCCAGCGTGGCGGCCGCGGCCTGCTGGCACGCGAGCGAAGCCTGCTCGCGCTGATGGCGGCCGAGCAGCAGGCGCTGGAACAGCCCACCGCGCTGCTGGCGCGTTCCCTGGCAGCCAAAAGGGCCGGCTCACGACGAGCGCGCACGGGCCAGAGTGCCAGCGCTCCATAATCCGGGTTTTGTAACGCGGCCCCTGCCGCGCCTCGGGTAGTTATGGGACACGCACTGATCGTCGAAGACGACCCGGACGTCGCCGAAACCATGGCGGCATTGATGGCTGCCGAGGGCTTCACCGCCGTCACGGCTCGAACACTGAAGGACGCGCGCCGGCAGCTGGCCATGCGCGCGCCGGACCTGGTGCTGCTGGACCTGCAGCTGCCCGACGGCCAGGGCCTGGACCTGCTGAAGGACACCGACCAGCTGGCCAACACCGAGGTGGTGCTGGTCACCGGCCATGCCAGCATCGAGACCTCGATCCAGGCGCTGCGCCTGGGCGTGGCCGACTACCTGGTCAAGCCTTTCAACATCAAGCAGCTGCAGGGCATCCTGTCGCGGCTGATGCGCCCCTCGGCCTTGAAGGCCGAGCTGGAAGATCTGCGCGCCGAACTGGAACGCAGCGGCCGCTTCGGCCACATGGTGGGCCGCTCGCCGGTGATGCGCCAGGTGTACGAGCAGATCGCCCGCGTGGCGGGCTCGGCCGTCACGGTGCTGATCACCGGTGAAAGCGGCAGCGGCAAGGAAGTGGCCGCGCGCACCATCCACGACCTGAGCCGCCGCCGCCACCAGCCCTTCCTGGCGGTGAATTGCGGTGCCATCTCGCCGCACCTGATCGAAAGCGAGATCTTCGGCCACGAGAAGGGCAGCTTCACCGGCGCCGACCGCCAGCACCTGGGCTTTTTCGAACGCGCCCACGGCGGCACGCTGTTCCTGGACGAAGTGACCGAGATGCCGCCCGAGCTGCAGGTCAAGCTGCTGCGGGTGCTGGAAACGGGCAGCTTCATGCGCGTGGGCAGCACCACGCCGGTGGAAACCGACGTGCGCGTGATCGCCGCCACCAACCGCGTGCCCACCGAAGCGGTGGCCAGCGGCAAGCTGCGCGAAGACCTGATGTACCGGCTGGACGTGTTCCCGATCCGCATGCCTTCGCTGCATGAGCGGCCGGACGACATCCCGATGCTGGCCGAGCACTTCCTGCAGGACATCGGCCGCCGCGAAGGCGTGGCCAAGCGCTTCCTGCCCAGCGCCATCAGCGCCCTCACCCGCCACCGCTGGCCGGGCAACGTGCGCGACCTGCGCAATGCGGTGCAGCGCATCTACCTGATGGCCGATGGCCGCGACATCGACGACGAGTGGCTGCAGCCCGGCGTGCCCGGCAGTGCCGGCGCCCGCCCGCCGGCCGGCGCCGCGGCAGCCGACGATGGCGAGACGCTGGTGGTGCGCATCGGCCAGCCGCTGGCCGAGATCGAGCGGGCGGTGATCCTGGCCACGCTCAAGCGCTTCGACCACCACAAGGAACGCACCGCCGCCGCGCTGGGCGTGAGCCTGAAGACGCTCTACAACCGGCTCAAGGAATACGCCGAGAAGTAGCCGGCGCGGCCGCCGCATCCGGCATGGCGGCCGCCAGCTCGGCCACCAGCGCCCAGATGCGCTGGGCGGCCGGCGACAACGAGCGGTTGCGCCGCGCCACCAGCACGATGCGCCGGCGCAGCGGCGGATGCAACGGCACCGCGCACAGGGCCTGCCCATCGGGTAGCGGCAGCGACAGCGCCGGCAGGATGGACAGGCCCAGCCCCTCGGCCACCATGCGGAAGGCGGTGGTGGCGTTGCCCACGTCCAGAACCACCCGGGCGGGCGCGCCCCGCGCCGCCGGCAAGGCGCGCAGGGCTTCGTCGATCAAGGGACGGCTGCCCGAGGTGTGGTCCAGCAGCACCAGCGGCTGGCCCGCCAGCGCGGCCAGCGGCACCCGGGCCCGCGCCGCCAGCGGATGACCGGCCGGGCACACCAGCACGAAGCCTTCTTCGAACACCGGCTGCTGGTCCAAGTCGTCCATCTGCTCGCCGCCCACCACCACCGCAAAGTCGACCGCGCCGCTGCGCACGCTTTCCAGCGCCAGGCGCTGGGCCTGGTCGGTCAGCAGCACCTGGATGTCGGGGTGGCGCTGCAGCGCGGCCGACAGGCAGCGCGGCATCAGCCCGGCCGAGACGGTGGGCGCGCTGGCCACCCGCACCACGCCGCGCGCCTGGGCGCCCAGGGCCTGGGTGCGGGCCAGCAGCTCCTGCAGCTCGCCGAGCACCCGGCGCAGTGGCCCCACCAGGGCCTCGCCGGCCGGGGTCAGCAGCACCTCGCGGGTGGTGCGGTCCAGCAGCTTCAGACCCAGCTCGGCCTCCAGCGCGCGGATGCTCTGGCTGACCGCCGGCTGCGACAGGCCGATGGCATCACCCGCGCGGGCAAAGCCGCCTTCATCGGCGATGGCCAGCAGGACCTGCAGCTGCCGCAGGCTCACATTCATAAGCCGATTGGATGAGCTAATCCCATCAATCCATTTTACAAACGGCCCGGTGCCGCCTGTAATCCAGGCTCTGCTCCCGGAACCTTCGACATGCGCCGACCCGCCTTTCTCCCCGACAACTTCGTGCTGATGCTGCTGGCCACGGTGGCGCTGGCCAGCCTGCTGCCGGTGCAGGGCACCAGCGCGCAGGTGGTGAAGTGGCTGACCAATGCCGCGGTGGCGGGCCTTTTCTTCCTGCACGGGGCCAAGCTGTCGCGTGAGGCGGTGGTGGCCGGCCTGTTGCACTG encodes the following:
- a CDS encoding DNA topoisomerase IB; translation: MSTTTPEELPPALVYVSDDSPGWRRITRGKHFGYLDQQGRPVKDERQLQRIRSLAIPPAYTDVWICPKPNGHLQASGRDAKGRKQYRYHALWHAHQGQSKFERLQQFGAVLPAIRRRVERDLGQPGLPRSKVLAALVRLLDTTYLRIGNDEYARQNGSFGLTTLRRRHAAVKGSVLKLNFRGKSGVAQEVAVEDARLARIVRRCQSLPGQSLFRYLDEEGQVHGIDSSDVNGYLREIAGEDFSAKDFRTWHASALALERLLPCDRPGTVRELRVLTKQVIGEVAAHLGHTIAVCRKSYVHHAVLSSFERGNLADLCRARQRGGRGLLARERSLLALMAAEQQALEQPTALLARSLAAKRAGSRRARTGQSASAP
- a CDS encoding sigma-54-dependent transcriptional regulator; amino-acid sequence: MGHALIVEDDPDVAETMAALMAAEGFTAVTARTLKDARRQLAMRAPDLVLLDLQLPDGQGLDLLKDTDQLANTEVVLVTGHASIETSIQALRLGVADYLVKPFNIKQLQGILSRLMRPSALKAELEDLRAELERSGRFGHMVGRSPVMRQVYEQIARVAGSAVTVLITGESGSGKEVAARTIHDLSRRRHQPFLAVNCGAISPHLIESEIFGHEKGSFTGADRQHLGFFERAHGGTLFLDEVTEMPPELQVKLLRVLETGSFMRVGSTTPVETDVRVIAATNRVPTEAVASGKLREDLMYRLDVFPIRMPSLHERPDDIPMLAEHFLQDIGRREGVAKRFLPSAISALTRHRWPGNVRDLRNAVQRIYLMADGRDIDDEWLQPGVPGSAGARPPAGAAAADDGETLVVRIGQPLAEIERAVILATLKRFDHHKERTAAALGVSLKTLYNRLKEYAEK
- a CDS encoding LysR family transcriptional regulator, whose product is MNVSLRQLQVLLAIADEGGFARAGDAIGLSQPAVSQSIRALEAELGLKLLDRTTREVLLTPAGEALVGPLRRVLGELQELLARTQALGAQARGVVRVASAPTVSAGLMPRCLSAALQRHPDIQVLLTDQAQRLALESVRSGAVDFAVVVGGEQMDDLDQQPVFEEGFVLVCPAGHPLAARARVPLAALAGQPLVLLDHTSGSRPLIDEALRALPAARGAPARVVLDVGNATTAFRMVAEGLGLSILPALSLPLPDGQALCAVPLHPPLRRRIVLVARRNRSLSPAAQRIWALVAELAAAMPDAAAAPATSRRIP